Genomic DNA from Bacillota bacterium:
CCGGGTGCGCTCTGGGCACGTATAGTGCCGCCGTGCTGCTTCGCGATTTGCATGGAAATGGTGAGCCCCAGGCCTGTCCCGTGCTTCTTAGTGGTGAAGAACGGCCGGAAGAGATGGGACATGACGTCTGCGCTCATCCCCGGCCCGGTGTCGCGGAACTCGACTTCCACAAAGCGCCCGTCCGCGGAGGTCCGGGTGGACACGCGTAGTTCGCCGCCTCCCACAGGAGCCATCGCCTCGAGGCCGTTCCTGCAAAGATTCAGGAATACCTGCCCCAGCTTCGTGCCGTCGGCCATGACCTCCGGCGTGTCATCGGCGTACGCCCTCACGATCGTGATTCCGGCGTCCAAAGCCTGGGGTTCCACGGCCTCGAGAACCTCTTCGAGCATGCCCGTGAGAGAAAGCGGCTCGAGCTCCGGTGTCATGGGCTTCACGAGCAGTGAGAAGTCCTCCACGATGTTGCTGATCTGATCGACCTGACGAAACAGCCGCTCTATCCTGCTCTTCATGGAGTCAGGCACGGACGGGTCGGACTGCATCACCTGCAGATAACCTTTGATCACCGCAAGCGGATTCTTGATTTCATGGGCGGCTCCCGCAGCGAGTTGCTCCAGGGTCGCTATCCGCTCCGCCATGGCCTGTTGCCCTGCGCCTAACGCACGGCGAGTTCGAAGCGACATGTTCTCCCAAGGAGCGGCGATGTCGTCGCACACGGCATCCAGGAACTCGAGTTCCGCCTGGGAAAACGCCTCGCCGCCCGGCCTGCCCAGTACCAGGACGGCGCTGACGGACGCACCAGTCCAGAGCGGCGCGATTACCCCTGCCTGCCAACGCGGGTGCGGAAGGGAAACCCTCTGTACCCCAGGCGCGCTCCCGAATGGTCTCGCATTTCGCAGTGCCTGGTACACCCATGCCTCTGCGTTGGGATCTCCGCTCGAGCGTCGCGCAGCGTCCTCAGACAGCATCGGGACCTCGGCAGCCGATGCCGCTTCGCCTGCTTCCCTCGTTCCCTTGTGGCTGGGACCACTGCCTGGGTCGACTATGGAAAACAAACATGATTGGACGACCGCGAAATCCTCGGACCCGTTGCGACGCTCCGCAAGCGCACCAACCTCAAACTCGACGCCAGCTCTCAACCCTCTGAGGAGTACTTCAGCCGCATGTGCGGGACTGCTGCACGTCTTGCTGACGGCCTCGAAGGCTTCAACGAGACTAGACCTTGTTTCCCCCGCAGCTTCGAGACGGTGCACGCTCGTCTCCGCAAAGGCCTCGCTGAGCGCCTCGGCCACGGCTTCCATGAGTCGCGTGTCCGCGAGTTCCAGTCTCTCGCCCTGGGAAACCCAAAGCTCAAGCACACCTACGGTCTCCCGCCCGCACCGGACCGGCAGGCAGACCACTGTGCCTTCCGCACGTCCTCTGGCCTTGTACACCAGCGGGCATGCATGTCCTTCAGACCCTGCACTGATTCCTCCAGCCTCATTCCGCGCGAGCAATCCACACCTCGAGGAGTGAACCGGCTCCATTCCCCTCGCGGAGGACGGCCGTCCGGATGATGCCAAGACTTCGAGCTCCCCTGTCTCGAGGTTCAAGACCCTGAACACCGCGGCATCAACGAGGCAGGCCTTGTGAAGGAGTAGGACGGCAGCGTCCAACAGGCAGCACAGCCGGCTCGCGGTCCGGAGCACAGCTCGAGCTCTCAGCACCTTGAGAAGGCGAGGAGCTCCTCGGGCAAACTCCCTATCGTGAAGTAGCCGACGCGCGACGTCTGCCAGCTGATCCGTTATCGCGCGAAGGAGTTGTTCAGACTCGGTCGTAAACGATGGCGACGATCTCCCCCGGAAGACCGCGATCGCCGCCACCAGGCACCCGTCCTCGCCGAGCACGGGCGCAACCAACATCGACGACACGTCGAGCGCGTCCCGCACGTCGCTCGGAAGCTCCGCCCTGGTGCCCTGCCGGGCAGCAACCGCAACGTAGCCGGCCACGTACGTCCAGAGGCGTCGAAGCCTCTCGGATGGCGGCTGCGGATCGACGTTCGCGAAAGACTGGGTCGTCGACTGCGCGGTAGGATCCACCTCGACGAGCAGGGCATGGTCTGCCCGGCACGCGAGGCGAACGACGCGTAGCAGCTCGCGACAGAATCTCGCTCTCCCGCTGCGGTCGCCGATGAAGAAGATGTCCTTCGCCGCCAGCGCAACCCAGCACGTCCCCTGAGGTGAGCGCGACATCCCTGCAAACGCGGCGTGCGGCACGCGAGAGTCTCCCCTGTCGCGATGTCGACCGTAAGTCACAGCGGCATTACCTCGCTACCTTCTCGAACCCCCCTCTTGCCATGGTCAATACGGCGGGGGATTCAGGCTCGAGTGCTCGAACCTCTGCCGAGGTCCACACGGCCGCCGGCGCGTCCAGCGCTCCGCAAATCCGCACAGGGCAAGACGCTCGACGACCACCAGCAACCACGGCCTTTGCGCACGCACTGGGCCGGGACCACCGATGGTCGCGGACTTCGCCGCAGCCACATCACGTTGACACTGCCCGGAGCTTTTCTGCTCCTCCGCGCACTCGAATCGGGCGCGCTCAGTCCCTCCCTGCTGGCCCGCCTCCAGCCGGGAGCGGTCGTCTGGGCGCAGCGGTAACACTACGTAGCTCTACCATCCGATGCAGCGGAAAGATGCAGCAACGATGCTTCCCAAGGAGCCCCTAGGAGGGCAGCTGGGCTCAAGTCTTGCCAGGACAAGTTGTATTGCTTTCTCCAAATGTATTGCTTTCTCTAGTAGCAACATTCGACGGGACAATAGTATTCCCTGCCATTAGGAGCGATTTCAGCCCAATTTGACGGCCGTCTGCAGGACCGATGAATCCCGCCGTGGCGCCGTCCATGCCCTCTCATCCGAGCAAGAGCTTGGCTCCAGCCGCGAGCAGCAGTAAGCCTAGACCTTTCAGCCACGTAAGAGGCATAGAGCGAAGACCGAAGAGGCCAAAGTGATCTATGAGCAACGCGGTGAGTACTTGCCCAACTATTATCGAGGTGGTAGCTATGGCCGCGCCCAGCTTCGGTATGCTCGACATCACTCCCCACACTATGAGCACTCCGATGATGCCGCCGAGCGGGCCGTACCAGGGCCCTTTCGTGACTCGACCGAGATCGCCCCCACCCATCTTCATCGCAAACAACAGGAATGACACGCTGACGAGGCCAACGATGTGGACGACGAAGACGGCCTCCCATTGGCCTACCACCTTGCCGAGCCTGGCGTTAATTGACCCTTGTACTGCCATGGCGACCCCGGAAACGAGGGCGACGAGCAGCGCAACGACTTTGGCGGACATGTCTGCGGTAAACACCCCACACGGGTCTCGAGATCCTCTGCCGCTTTCCAGACGGTCTAGGAGCCCTGGCTGCCCGCCCCCGCCGGGCTCCCGGCTCCGGTGGCGCGCACACTCACATCACCGGAGACAACTCGAAGATCCCCGGAGCTCGTCCTTATCACGAGGGCGCCGTCCGCGTCGATGTCCACAGCGGTCCCGCGCACCACGCCGCCTGAA
This window encodes:
- a CDS encoding ATP-binding protein, encoding MTYGRHRDRGDSRVPHAAFAGMSRSPQGTCWVALAAKDIFFIGDRSGRARFCRELLRVVRLACRADHALLVEVDPTAQSTTQSFANVDPQPPSERLRRLWTYVAGYVAVAARQGTRAELPSDVRDALDVSSMLVAPVLGEDGCLVAAIAVFRGRSSPSFTTESEQLLRAITDQLADVARRLLHDREFARGAPRLLKVLRARAVLRTASRLCCLLDAAVLLLHKACLVDAAVFRVLNLETGELEVLASSGRPSSARGMEPVHSSRCGLLARNEAGGISAGSEGHACPLVYKARGRAEGTVVCLPVRCGRETVGVLELWVSQGERLELADTRLMEAVAEALSEAFAETSVHRLEAAGETRSSLVEAFEAVSKTCSSPAHAAEVLLRGLRAGVEFEVGALAERRNGSEDFAVVQSCLFSIVDPGSGPSHKGTREAGEAASAAEVPMLSEDAARRSSGDPNAEAWVYQALRNARPFGSAPGVQRVSLPHPRWQAGVIAPLWTGASVSAVLVLGRPGGEAFSQAELEFLDAVCDDIAAPWENMSLRTRRALGAGQQAMAERIATLEQLAAGAAHEIKNPLAVIKGYLQVMQSDPSVPDSMKSRIERLFRQVDQISNIVEDFSLLVKPMTPELEPLSLTGMLEEVLEAVEPQALDAGITIVRAYADDTPEVMADGTKLGQVFLNLCRNGLEAMAPVGGGELRVSTRTSADGRFVEVEFRDTGPGMSADVMSHLFRPFFTTKKHGTGLGLTISMQIAKQHGGTIRAQSAPGEGSAFTVVLPVAPKGA
- a CDS encoding DMT family transporter, with amino-acid sequence MSAKVVALLVALVSGVAMAVQGSINARLGKVVGQWEAVFVVHIVGLVSVSFLLFAMKMGGGDLGRVTKGPWYGPLGGIIGVLIVWGVMSSIPKLGAAIATTSIIVGQVLTALLIDHFGLFGLRSMPLTWLKGLGLLLLAAGAKLLLG